The Bos indicus x Bos taurus breed Angus x Brahman F1 hybrid chromosome 3, Bos_hybrid_MaternalHap_v2.0, whole genome shotgun sequence genome segment ACTCTGTATGACCATCTTTCCACCTGAGTTCATACAGATTTTTGAAACATCTTTATTGAGGTATgttacatatcataaaattcattcAATTTGAGTGTACAATTCAATTGAGTTCAGCAAATTTAATAGATTTGTGCAATTATCACCACAattcaattttagaatttttctgctgctgctgccactgctaagtcgcttcagtcgtgtccgaccctgtgtgaccccatagacacagcccccccaggctcctctgtccctgggattctccaggcaagaatactggagtgggttgccatttccttctccagtgcatgagagtgaaaagtgaaagtgaagtcgctcagtcgtgtccgactcttcgcaatcccatggactgtagcctaccaggctcctccgtctatgggattctcaaggcaagagtactggagtgtttCCTTTTCCAAGAATTTTTCTATCACCTCCAAaagatttcttttgcatttcctttccgtCTCACCTCTAGCAGCAGGCAACCACtcacctactttctgtctctatagatttgccatCTGGACATacactgtgggttttttttttttttttttttttgcgtgtcTGCTTTCTTTCACATAACACGATGCTTTCatggttcatccatattgtaacattcctttattgctgaataatgttccattgtatggatacaccATATTTGGTTTGTATATTTACCAGTTAATGACTTTGGGGGTTGCAACTTTGTTGAtaatgaatagtgctgctatgaatgtctGCACATATGGACATAGGTTTTCATTTCTCCAGCTAGATGTGGGCATATAgacttgtttcattcttttttttttttcccccagttataTAGTATTTCACTGCTTGAATGCACTATATTTCATTTAACCAGTCCcttgagtttcccaggtggcacgagagttaaagaacctgtctgctaatgcaagagacctaagagatgtgggtttgatccctggatggggaagatcccctggaggagcggatggagacccactccagtattcttgcctggagaaccccttggacagaggagcctggcgggttatggtccatagggtcgcaaggaatcgaacgtgactgaagcgacttagcactcacgcaGCACTGCTGATAGACAATTAGGTTAACCTGTTTCCACATATCAAAacgagaggaagggaaggagaaagaaaagaagaaagttaaaaaaccccgtgatcatccccattttactgagGGAAAAACGTTGTCACAGGTCACACTGAGCTGGAGACTCAAGTTCGGTTCTTCAGCTCCCATCCGTGCTCCTCAGCTACTCAGTCCAGGTCCCTACCCGCCCGGCCGCACAGCTAGGGAAGTCCCCGCCGGCCAGGTCAGGTTCCTTAACGCCAGACTGGTGGATTTCTGTGTGCCCCctagctgctaagttgctgctaagtcacttcagtcgtgtccgactctgtgcgaccgcatagacggcagcccaccaggctccgtcgtccctgggattctccaggcaagaaagggtGCCCCCTAGAGGCACCTGCAAATCGTTCGGTATCGCGCCACACACCTCCGGCCAACAGGGGGCACTGCAGCAGTCTCCATAGCACGGACTGGGTCTCTAGCGGTGCTCACTTTTCCTCGAGTCCCCGAGGAACTTCCGGCAACCGCGGCGCTTTGGTGCCGCCGGACTCGTAACTTGCGGACGCGGGCGCGCAAGGCGGCTGGGGTTGTTTCCGGTCGTGTTGGTGGTCTGTCTTGAGTTGGGGCAGCAGTGACTGCGGCGGcgggggagaaggaagagggaagatgGAAACCATTCTGGAGCAGCAGCGGCGCTATCATGAGGAGAAGGAACGGCTTATGGATGTCATGGCCAAAGAGATGCTCACTAAGAAGTCCACGGTGAGTGGGCCTGGGCAGGGTCTACCGTAAGGCCGGGCCCCCTGCCCGGATTTAACCTCAGAGCTTTTTTCAGCCCTCAGACCAGCCCCGCCCCGAGCCCTTCGAGGGTATTCCCTCCCCGAGCTCAGGCATAGGTAGCCTTTCCCCGGGGCCCAGCGCCCAGAGGCCTCTGCTTGGGCCACTAAGACCCGAGCGGGTAAGCTCCGCCCTCGGGCGGCCTTCCCAACTCCAGAATTCCGACTAACAGCGTATATGTTACGTTTGCCTTTCTTCAGCTCCGGGACCAGATCAATTCTGACCACCGCACACGGGCCATGCAAGATGTGAGTGTCCCGCTGTCCGCTTCTCTTTGGGCGCGATGGACTGGAAGAGGAGGGAGTGGGTGCGGGGACAAAGGTAGCCTATTGGCCAGTCGAGGGGTTTGTATGCCTGCCGAATGTACGCGCGCTGTCAACCTAAGGATGTTTAACCACCCTTACTCCCTTCTCCGAATGGAGAACTCTTACTCATTTTTAATTACTAGAGAAGATCTCCTTTATAGCATCCTGTATCTCGTGGATGTGCGAAGAGTAGTTATGAGGTGTCAGTGCCTCGGGCTGAGAATGtactctcctcctcccccatagaaaagaataaaagaccctaatcagagtttctgatttaggGTAGATAAATATTACAAGCCCCTAATCCCTTATCTAGATTCCCAAATCCAAAGTACTCtgaaaacaaaagattttttaatttgttttggaaattatttGGTGGCAAAAATCTGACTTGATCTGATCAGATGAGAGGTTTTTTATGGTCTTTATCCCATTTAATAAATAACATAACTTTAATTGCAGAACTAATTAATGTGTTTTCCAGATCCCACTAGggatattttatttcatgtagtACCTTCCTGAACTTAAAAATTCCACATTCTGAAGCAAATCCGGTCCCAAAAGTTTTGGAGAATGGGCTATGTACTTGTGCCATTCTAAGTTTGAATCCAGAGGAAGCTGTGTGGTGTTTGACTTAGCCTGAGCATTCCTTAGTCAAGCCTTTTGAAATAGTGAAAGTCAATTTGGACTACCCTTTTATCTTTGAGAGTCTTTGATGGgaactgctgttttccaaagggTGACTCTTACATGGCTCTCTTTTACAATACTTCTATTGTTGTTTAggtgttaagtcgtgtccgactcttgcaacccaatgaactgtagcttattaggctcctctgtccatgggatttcccagtcaagaatgctagagtggattaccttttccttctcccgacccagggatccaacccacgtcttgtgcagtggcaggcagattctttaccactgacccatcagggaagcccatgactctTCTAGGGAAAGTTAAATATGGGAACTCTGCCACCCCTCAAAACACATTTCTTAGGTAATCTTCAGAGTgacctgttttaaaaataagccagGAGCCAGTGTTGTCTGTTAAGGAAGCATAAGAACTTTTAACACCACATCTCTTGAAGTTTTCCTGACATTTGACTAGAGAGCCCTTGTTGGTTGCTTGGGTCTCAGTTGTACGGACGGATTGCTTCATTCTGATGGATTTGTGTTTGCCTTCCAGAGGTACATGGAAGTCAGTGGGAATCTGAGGGATTTGTATGACGACAAGGATGGGTAAGTGACAGTCTCATTCAGTCCAGCAATTACTGCTTTTGAGGGGCCATGGTTAAAGGACTGACTTTGTGCTCTgtgttttctggatttttttctgaaattgcaGGTTACGAAAAGAGGAGCTCAATGCCATTTCAGGACCCAATGAGTTTGCTGAATTCTATAATAGACTCAAACAAATAAAGGAATTCCACCGGAAGCACCCAAATGAGGTATGACCTTGCAAAGTTTTTTCTCCAGACCTGTCCAAAGAGTATACAAAGGACATGTGTTAGGAAAATGGAGATTGCCATTCAGATGTCCTTTCAAAAGGGAACTTACCAGTTAGCTATAAGCAGCGTAGTTAGGTGACATCCTGCAACTCCaagttctttcagaatttccctcaGCTTTAAGCTAAAGCCattctcttcttgggcttcccaggtggctctcacggtaaagaagctgcctgctaattccctggtggctcagtggtaaagactctgcctgcactgcaggagctgcaggttcaatccttgggtcaggaagattccctggaggaggacatgtgaacccactccagtattcttgcctgggaaatcccatggacagaggaacttggcgggctacagtccatgggtcgtaaagagtcggacacgactgaaacgacagAGCACACGTACTCTTGGGCAGCCCCTAACCAGTGACTGAACACAgtaaggtggggtgggggtatcACAGCCTGGTTATTTCTGCCCAGTGTGAGACTTCTAGTGAGATTTTGCATCATGGTCTAGGCTTTCCCTGCTCTATCCTTCCATCCTGCTcgctctctccttttttttttggtggccaCACCTCATAgttcatgggatcttagttccccgaacaAGAATCAGAactgtgtcgcctgcattggaagcatggagtcttaaccactggaccaccagggaagtcctttcctttttatctttcatGGGTAATCTACTGGCCAATAAACCACTTGTGTTCCAATCTTGAAATATGCTGCCTGGAGGAACCGCCTAACACGGAGAAGCTTTACTCACGTCCATTGATGATTACCCCTTCATGATTCAGCCCAGAGACCAAGTCTTTCATGAAAATTGCTTCCTAGTCTATCTCACTCCTAGTTAATCCCAATtaatccttccttcctttatgaTCTTGTCATGTTCTCTGACAATGAATGTCTGCCCCACTGTACTGTAAAATTATAAGGAGCAGGGATTACATCTCAGTTGTTGAGAACTCATTAAACATCTTGCACAACTGACCAAAGGAATTCCAGGGGAAAGGGGAAGTGAGGCATGGCTGTAGAAGTGGAGAGATGGGTCAGTAATTGCACTGAGCGTTTATGACTCTGTAACTGAAAAGTTGTTTTTTCCCTTGAtagaaataaggaagaaagagCCCATTTGCACTGGAAGTAGATTTTCAGGTGATGATATACCTAGGTAGACGTGCCCTATGAGAGTTGAAGTTCGTGATTGGGGCTTGAGAATTAGCACGTGGACTTGATGGTTGAAGCCTTGAATCATAGAGttctgggagggagagagagtgtgAAGGGAGACTGTCAGCTTCTGGGTGCCCTGGGGCACTCACGGAAAGGGGGCCTGGGAAACCTCCAGTACAGGTCAGTTGGCAGCTCCAAGTCATGTCTTATGGGAGCTCAGCAAATGAGCTTCAGAAAGGAAGTGAGTGGTATCCGCTGTTCCTGATTGGTAACTGCCAGGATTGTCGCTCAGTAGAAGTGGTGGGAGTGGAAATCTGGGAAATCTGGTCACAGGGAGTACTCGTAAATAATGGGGAAACTGTAGTGTGTAGTGTTTTAACATGCATTTGAAAGACTGGCaggaaaaaggagaggagaagcaggaggaagaTAGGAAGTTGTCCATATGTAAAGGAATGGGTAGAAAAATAAGAGACTGAAAATACTAGGCAGGAGAGGCTACTTAGTGGAGGTACATAAAGGTCTCCTCACTCTCTTTGGAAGGTAGAGTATTCAGTCTTTTGCTAACCAAGAGAGAAGACGTGAGTACCATTTTGGTGTGTAACCTAATCCCAGCTCTGGTGGAAAAGTGATGCAGAATaaatggttaaatttattccaggatatactaagggggaaaaaaataaatccaattaTGTGAGAAGCAAAGTAATAATCTTGTCATTTGCCTGTATTATGGTtgcacaaatacatatatataaactcaCAGAGCAGTGGTTTCCAAATCTTGCTGTGCATTTGAATCTGAGGGTCTTTAAAAAGTGCTGATACCTCCCCCCACTTCTCATTTAATTGGTGTCAAGTATGTCAGGGCTTTTAGCGCTCtctctcaggagaaggcaatagcaagccactccagtacccttggcctagaaaatcccgtggatggaggagcctggtaggctgcagtcctacgagttggacacgactgagcaacttcactttcattcgttggagaaggaaatggcaacccactccaatattcttgcctggagaatgccagggacgggggagcctggtgggctgcacagaatcggacacgactgaagtgacttagcagcaacagcaggtgattctaatgtgcagcaaAATTTGAGAATGGctgacattaaaaatttttttaaatagtctgtAGACAGTGGTTATCTATTTgcagtacagttttttttttttggtggaggcaGGTTGGTGCCCAGGGGGTGGGAGTGCTCttcaagacatgtgggatcttagttccctgatcagggatcgaactcatgccccATGCATTGTAAGTGCAGAATCTTAAACACTGGAGCACCAGAGAACTCCCTTGCGGGAGAATTATTAAAGGGggtaccttgattttttttttccattctgtcttTTTATGTTATTTGAATTTTTGTGAATGTTATTTTAGCAAATTTTAGTTAaacaatggcagaaagcaaaggaaaaggcaAGGTAATTGGAAAACAGAAGTAAACTCCTAATGAAAAATCCAAGCCAAGTAAAGCATTAGAAATCCAACTTTCTATATAGCTCATTCTGTGATATTGCAACTTTTATGTTGAAAAATCCACCTgagcttttctctcttttctcatcaGATCTGTGTTCCAATGTCAGTGGAATTTGAGGAACTCCTAAAGGCGCGAGAGAATCCAAGTGAAGAAGCACAAAGTAAGTAGGGTTTAATGCTTCTCTCCAGCACCAACAGAAGTACAGGTAAATAACAGACCTCAGATTTGCCCTCAGATCCCTGGAAAATGGCCCCACAGAAATGTATAGCGGTGTTCTCCTACTGATACTCTAACAAAGAGTTAGACTAAAGTCTGGACTAGATTGTCATCCTAAACTGGCGCTGGGCACAATGTTCATTTTGTGCTCATCCAACTTAAATGCATTGGCTGAGTCCTGTTTCACTCTGTGAGCACAGAGAGGGTATTTGGGTAAAGGGCTGCATTATGAAGCTGTGCAGTCCTCTTGAAAGGCCAGGTCCAAGAAAGTGGTCTTTAGTACCTGAATCACTGATACCTCTGATTGCTTCAGATTTGGTGGAGTTCACAGATGAAGAGGGATACGGTCGTTACCTGGATCTTCATGACTGTTACCTCAAATACATTAACCTGAAGGCCTCTGAGGTAAGACCCAGGATAGGGGAGGGTGGCTCTGATTCTCAGGGTGAGTCAGGACACTGGGCTGGGGCTACTAGACATGAAACAGAGTGTCTTCCTTCTGTTCTGGAACTGTTACGTAAATATTAAAATGGTGATGTGCTTTCTTGGAAGGAAACcattttcaaagtgaaaatagGGTTTCTACAGTGAATGAATAAGTCTGGTTTACTTACtagtaaattttgttttattattacaaCAAGCCtattttgcttttgtaaaaataaatttttaaaacttccaaaTACACATGCAGCATCTGTGTTAGGTACATATAGTAGTAGGTACATAAAGATACAAAAACATAATCTCTTCCAGGAATGactatttaatatctttaaaaagatacCTAAAAATAACTTACCGTAAGAGATGAGATTTAATTGACAGCCTCAGGAAAGTTGCAAGGAAGTATGTGATGAATTCCTCTTGGAGTTGTAAGGACATGTCCCAAAGTTGTCTCAGCTGTAGAAGCTCCATGAGTCCAGTCCTGCTGCCTCTGTCTTGTTCTCATGTGTATCCATGCACTGGGTCCAAAGATATTCAATAAGTGGTTGAATGAGGGAAAAAACGACACCTTCCAGGACCTTATTTAAGAGGCAGTGGGTGTCAGTCTTTGAACAAGTGCCTGGTATGTAGTAATGTTGAATAGATGTTTCTTTTAGCCTATGGTTTATTGACTTGATCTGTATTTTTACAGGCTAATTATGTGTCTCATATTCTACTCAGTCCAGTGGAATTAACACCCAGTTAATGTAGGAATTAAatggtagaagaaaaaaaaggcttAAGTGAGTTGGGCTTTGTTAACTTTGTTAGGCTCaattttgatctcatttattggaGATTATGTTGTAACTTGGTGCAAACACCTAACTGAATCTcttgtcatttcttttctcttttcagaagCTGGATTATATCACTTACCTGTCCATCTTTGACCAGTTGTTTGACATtcctaaagaaaggaagaatgccGAGTACAAGAGGTAGGCATTATTAGCTTCCAGGCCTCTACTGAATGTGACTAGAAGATTATTTTAATGAGAAGATTTGAGGGCCGTTTTGAGTTTTGTTTCATGAAAGGCATACATGAATGACTTCCAAGATAcgtttttaaaatcataatactttgggacttccttggctgtagagtggataagaatccgcttgccaatgcaggggacacaggtttgatccttggtcctggaagattccacatgccatggagcagcccCTGTACCACAAGTATCGAGCCCCTCCTCTACTAGTGAGTCTGGGCGCCCTggagcccgcacaccacagctgTTGAGTCTGCGTGCTGCACCTGCTGAAGCGTATGTGCTTAGAGCttatgctttgcaacaagagaagccaccacagtgagaacctGTGCACTGCAGCGAACAGTAGCCCCACTTGCTGTAGCCAGAGAGAGCCctcgcagcagtgaagacccagtgtagccaaaaaataaaagattaattagttaaaaaataaaatcataatactTTGGCTCTGGAAGAATATGTGTCTGTGGGCACATCTGTGATCTTAGGCCCATACTCTTCTTAATTTTGTGTCACTGTAGAAGGAAGTCTCCCACCCTGGTGCCTCTGCTTTGGAGTTGAGCAGAGTGGGGAAAAATGAAACTTTCTCAGAGGTGCCTGGGTCTGATGTATAGATGTTACGCTTTGTTTGTGTTGTTGTGCCCTAGTTAGTAATCTGCCttcctctattttctcattttctttttacctgCAATCTTTCTTATTTGTGAGTTAAGACTGTAGTATTTGGAATTGTATCTTAAGGATGAAAGAAGATAGGAAAGGTCAAAATCAAGATGACATATTAGAAGAAAGCCAATTGTAAgctcatttttattcctttaaaagacTAGTATCACTGGAGTTATAAGTATATTTTATAGGGCATAACAGTATATCAGAAATAGAAACCTTGCTGTCTCTATATTACTTATTCCTTTGTAGATATCTGGAGATGCTGCTTGAATACCTTCAGGATTACACAGATAGAGTGAAGCCTCTCCAAGatcagaatgaactttttgggaAAATTCAGAATGAGTTTGAGAAGAAGTGGGAGAATGGTACTTTTCCTGGATGGCCGGTGAGCTTCAGTGGGGGTTTGGGTGGAGGACATTCCAGGGAAGTAAACTATTTTACTTTAATCTTAAGCCTCTGCTTTAGGCTTTCAGGTGCTGGTCCCTTGGGATCAGTTGTAGCCAGGGGGTGTTCTCTGCCAACTGTGCTGAGTTTTCTCTGTGTACTTTGGAAAGAGATTTGGCAGGGCCCACTTGGCATTGGCTGGGCCCAGCATTTTCACCAACCATATCATTACTGCTCTGTGGTTCCTACTGACCAGAGGCTGATGTGATTATGTGCTAGaaatctttattatatattttcattccTGGGGACAAACAGGAATTTTTTCTGAAATCTCTGGGAGAATTGGACCATCTAGTTTTagttggtgtttgttttttttttttttttttttctttttgctctgctCTTATAGGCATTTGATTCTCATTCATACATGTTTATAAGGGGCTACCCAGCGCCTGGTACACGCACACCTCGTCTTAcagcactttgctttcttgcactTCTCAGAtggtgcatttatttttttaacaaatgcagCAACTCCCTGCATTAGGCAAGTCTATTATTgccactttttgttttgttatggtGGTCTTTGATTTTTATTACTACCAACACTCAGATGGTGGTTAGCATTTTTTCACAATAAAGTTTTTTAACTAAGACATGTGTGTTGtcttgctgctgctcctgctaagtcgcttcgtgtccaactctgcgaccccatagatggcagcccaccaggctcccccgtccctgggattctccaggcaataactctggagtgggttgccatttccttctccaatgcatgaaagtgaagtcgctcagtcgtgtccgactctcagcgaccccatggactgcagcctaccaggctcctccgtccatgggattttccaggcaacagtactggagtggggcggcatcgccttctccgtgatagactacagtatagtgtaaacataactttggtatgcactgggaaaccaggaAGAATCACGGGACTGGCTTCATTGCGATAATTGTTCTACTGCAGTGGTCTGGACCCGAACCTGTAACGTCTCCAAGGTACGCCTGTAATTTGGATGGCTCCCTTGCCTTTGTTCTAATCCTGGGTCTTAATAAACATCACATTGTTTTTCCAGAAAGAGACAAGCAGTGCCCTGACCCATGCTGGAGCCCATCTGGACCTCTCTGCATTCTCCTCCTGGGAGGTATGTTTTCTTTAGCCTGTGCTGGTCTTGCCTGTTCACGCCTCAGAGGGGTCACTTGATCTCCTAATGCTATAGACTTATTATGGTAAGACACCAATCCTCGAGATAAGCATCTACGAAGAATgtagaaagatgaaaagaaaaaaaaagcttgtccGGTTTCTTTGAACACTGTTAACTAAAAATTAGCCATCTTAAGCTGTAGTGGAGGTAGTGGAACACAGCCAGTATGGTTATGTATGAACTTAAGCACGGAGTCGGTCCTTTGGAGAGTTGGAGCATCCTGCTAGGAGACTGGCTATGGAACGCGTGGTCTTGCCACTGTTTCAGGAACACCCACACACCAGCCTGCAAACCGAAGTTTGAGCCTTTGTTGTTTCTCCAAGTCTATTTGTATAAAAGTGTAACTTGTTTCTTTCATGTAGGAGTTGGCCTCCCTGGGTCTGGACAGATTGAAATCTGCACTCCTAGCTTTAGGCCTGAAGTGTGGCGGGTAAGAGACTGATTTTTCTGTCAGAAGTGTCTCGTTTACTTTGAGTTTCACAATcttctaagtggcttcagttccattctttctctccacactgcaaagagaagcaagCCTAGATGGTAAAGTAATCCTGAAATCCTTTGCCCCTGTGTCTCCTTAGGACCCTAGAAGAGCGAGCCCAGAGGCTATTCAGCACCAAAGGAAAGTCCCTCGAGTCACTTGACACCTCCCTGTTTGCCAAAAATCCCAAGACAAAGGGCACCAAGCGGtgagtgggggggagggggggcaccTCTGCTTacattttaagctttttattccCGTGCAGAGTTCGTACCACATCACAAATTTTAAAGCCCATTCTATTACCGCTGTTGATCCATCCAGCTCCAGTCTGCTCTTTTTCTCTGCTAATGGCAGACAGTTCTCTCGTTGTTCTTATAAACCAAGGACAGTCTGTACTCAGGTGTCTGAGAGTGGGGGACATCTCTAAAGTTGAAACTGTGCCCCAGGTATCTTTTGTTACTTCTGTAGATTATAGAGCATAAGTTGGTTCAAAAATGTTCATCTAAGTGCATTTTTGCTAATAACAATTGAATCTGTACCTGAGCCACATGCTTGTACagggtatttattttatatgtggttTTGCTAATTCTCAAAACAaccttgaaaaatatttgttatcCTCATCTTTGACAGATAAGGACTTAGAAAAGTTATACCTGTTATCTCACAGTTACTAAGTAGCAAGGTCAGGATTTGGGCCCAAGTCTGCCTGTTCCAGAGCTTGCCCTTCTGTACCACATTTCCTTTGTATAGGAAATTGATAGGAACTTAAATACCTGGATATGTCTTTCACTCTCTAGAATGAGGTCAAAGAGGAAGCTTCTATGCATTCTAAGAAATGATCTCAGGGgaattgcctggcagtccagtggtttagaccCTTCACTTCCActaggcgtgggtttgatccttgcttgggaaattaagatcctgcCAGCCacatagcatggccaaaaatgttttttaaataaaaaataaataaatatcagcaAGTCCTGAGCTGAACAGAACATTTGCTTTCACAACATGGTATTTCTCTTGTGCTTGTAATTTTAAATGCACCTCTGGAATAAATATTCCCAGATATAGAGAACATGGCATTGGGTGAAAGAACCCTTGAGTgatagtttgttttttatttccagaGACACTGAGAGGAACAAAGACATTGCTTTCCTTGAAGCCCAGATATACGAATATGTAGAGATTCTTGGGGTAAGTGACTCTGCTGAGGGCTGTAAATGCTCCAAGTTGTGGAAGTAAGAGAGCTATGAACTTGTAGGATATTTTTTAggattgcaagaaaaaaaaagtatatatcaaACTACTTCAGCAGAAAATTGTGTTCTCCCAGGGTACTTAGCCCTTCACTGAGGTCCTGTTCTGTTGTTAGGGGTCTGTTGTTAGGTGACGTTCCTAAGTTTGCCCAATCCCCTGAGGCTAGGTGGGAGAGTAGACTCCACCACCCCCCCCTCGCCCCACTCAGTGTAGAATCCAGATTCTTTCCCTGAGCTCCAGAATATAGCCAGGGGTGACCCAGAAAGCAAACACTCAAAAGGCAAATAAGATATGACTAGAGTCATATGTTGGCTCCCTGTTTTACACCTGCTTTGGATAAAAGGAGATTAGCCAGACATTGGATACATGGGATACT includes the following:
- the SF3A3 gene encoding splicing factor 3A subunit 3 — protein: METILEQQRRYHEEKERLMDVMAKEMLTKKSTLRDQINSDHRTRAMQDRYMEVSGNLRDLYDDKDGLRKEELNAISGPNEFAEFYNRLKQIKEFHRKHPNEICVPMSVEFEELLKARENPSEEAQNLVEFTDEEGYGRYLDLHDCYLKYINLKASEKLDYITYLSIFDQLFDIPKERKNAEYKRYLEMLLEYLQDYTDRVKPLQDQNELFGKIQNEFEKKWENGTFPGWPKETSSALTHAGAHLDLSAFSSWEELASLGLDRLKSALLALGLKCGGTLEERAQRLFSTKGKSLESLDTSLFAKNPKTKGTKRDTERNKDIAFLEAQIYEYVEILGEQRHLTHENVQRKQARTGEEREEEEEEQISESESEDEENEIIYNPKNLPLGWDGKPIPYWLYKLHGLNINYNCEICGNYTYRGPKAFQRHFAEWRHAHGMRCLGIPNTAHFANVTQIEDAVSLWAKLKLQKASERWQPDTEEEYEDSSGNVVNKKTYEDLKRQGLL